One part of the Borreliella afzelii genome encodes these proteins:
- a CDS encoding glycoside hydrolase family 3 N-terminal domain-containing protein — MEREKLINEMVSKMQDHELLGQMFMISYPNQSITNFVLDFISQKNLGGIKIFGWNAKNLKNLTESINKAQKTSQNNKFKIPLFVATDQEGGLAHHIKSNTSETIGNLGIAASLSSKDSYNTGYYIAQELSRLGINLNFAPIVDIYSDENNFTIGPRTYSDNPKIVSLLSLAFYKGQKQGGIISTAKHFPGHGNTTLDSHINIPIINSNLLEINLNELLPYKILIQENIPVIMTGHLAYPKLTNGENIPASSSTKIIKNILRKKLKYNNIIITDDLLMAAAKYNNESIYNTIERIARTKSDIFLISLNENIQKNAYNMLLNLMKKDSEIKNNIIEANKRILRIKLIYLKENKNKSDLYPNFNKDEKIYSKEGEKFFEQNTLRGITKVRIEKEISKTKKTLIISPYYKMITEGKKIFQNIYAYYYNYYPLNGINLQKLDEIKKLIKNFEQVIFNLSTPGSLKYLENLKEYKDKISVIASLTPQHIKKLNWIKNIVIIYGTTPLAFKSGFLTLTKDFDPKGNIPLSNIINKYYP; from the coding sequence ATGGAAAGAGAAAAATTAATAAATGAAATGGTAAGTAAAATGCAAGATCATGAGCTACTAGGACAAATGTTTATGATAAGCTATCCAAATCAATCAATAACAAATTTTGTTCTTGATTTTATAAGTCAAAAAAACCTTGGGGGAATTAAAATTTTTGGATGGAACGCAAAAAATTTAAAAAACTTAACAGAAAGTATTAATAAAGCTCAAAAAACATCTCAAAATAATAAATTTAAAATTCCTTTATTTGTAGCAACAGATCAAGAAGGAGGATTGGCACACCACATAAAATCAAATACATCAGAAACAATTGGCAATCTTGGAATTGCAGCATCTCTGTCTTCAAAAGACTCTTATAATACAGGGTATTATATAGCACAAGAGTTAAGTCGGCTAGGAATAAATTTAAATTTTGCACCCATAGTAGATATATATAGCGACGAAAATAATTTCACAATAGGTCCAAGAACATATTCAGATAACCCTAAAATAGTATCACTTCTTTCTCTAGCCTTTTACAAAGGGCAAAAACAAGGAGGAATAATTTCTACTGCAAAGCATTTCCCAGGACACGGTAATACTACTCTTGACTCCCATATAAATATTCCAATAATAAATTCTAATCTACTAGAAATAAACTTAAATGAACTTTTGCCATATAAAATACTAATCCAAGAAAATATCCCGGTAATAATGACAGGCCACCTAGCATATCCAAAGCTTACAAATGGAGAAAATATTCCCGCATCATCCTCAACAAAAATAATTAAAAATATACTAAGAAAGAAATTAAAATACAATAATATAATAATTACCGATGATCTATTGATGGCCGCAGCAAAATACAATAATGAGAGTATTTACAATACAATTGAAAGAATAGCTAGAACCAAAAGTGACATTTTTTTAATATCTTTAAATGAAAATATACAAAAAAATGCTTACAACATGCTGCTAAACTTAATGAAAAAAGATTCAGAAATAAAAAATAATATTATTGAAGCTAATAAAAGAATATTAAGAATTAAATTAATATACTTAAAAGAAAATAAAAATAAATCTGATCTTTATCCTAATTTCAATAAAGATGAGAAAATATATTCAAAAGAAGGTGAAAAATTTTTTGAACAAAACACATTAAGGGGTATTACAAAAGTAAGAATAGAAAAAGAAATATCTAAAACTAAAAAAACACTTATAATATCTCCTTACTATAAAATGATTACAGAAGGCAAAAAAATATTTCAAAATATATATGCTTATTATTACAACTATTATCCCTTAAACGGGATTAATCTCCAAAAACTCGACGAAATTAAAAAATTAATTAAAAATTTTGAACAAGTCATCTTTAATTTATCAACGCCCGGAAGCCTAAAATATTTAGAAAATTTAAAAGAATATAAAGATAAAATAAGTGTAATTGCATCTCTTACCCCTCAACATATTAAAAAATTAAATTGGATAAAAAACATAGTAATTATTTATGGAACAACGCCTCTAGCATTTAAATCTGGATTTTTAACACTCACTAAAGATTTTGATCCAAAAGGAAATATCCCTTTAAGCAATATTATAAATAAATATTATCCTTAA
- a CDS encoding DHH family phosphoesterase, translating to MRDVINFIEKYNNFIIIGHKDPDFDCIGSSLALSSFLSRIGKNSILLNEGPFARKEIAPFRDKFLSEWPNIKLSEYSVIILDCSILDRIGDEFIFYVKDMPILVIDHHMSGEKLKCVSYIDPFAPSTTFLIEKLIREFGHDLTKEEAWYILVGFCTDTGFFKFISRSDPEPFEMVARLVSKGISLKEVYSYIETTKSLKSIETLKLMLNSLESYWNGKVLFTSLSFSTSSKDGSFSGVNELFYMILSNVENNEILGILKEMEDGSITVGLRSKDSFNVGKLAEDFGGGGHKNASGFRIKQGSLDIVKNRMLAYIKDNIYL from the coding sequence ATGAGAGATGTTATTAATTTTATTGAAAAGTATAATAATTTTATTATTATTGGGCACAAAGATCCTGATTTTGATTGCATAGGTTCGTCTTTAGCTTTATCGTCTTTTCTCTCAAGAATTGGTAAAAATTCTATTTTGTTAAATGAAGGTCCTTTTGCTAGAAAAGAAATAGCTCCTTTTAGGGATAAATTTTTATCTGAATGGCCTAATATTAAGCTTTCAGAGTATTCAGTTATTATTTTGGATTGCTCAATTTTAGATAGAATAGGTGATGAATTTATATTTTATGTAAAGGATATGCCTATTTTAGTAATCGATCATCATATGTCTGGTGAAAAATTAAAATGTGTAAGTTATATTGATCCTTTTGCACCCTCTACCACTTTTTTAATTGAAAAATTAATAAGAGAGTTTGGACATGATCTTACAAAAGAAGAGGCTTGGTATATTTTAGTGGGATTTTGTACTGATACTGGGTTTTTTAAATTTATTTCAAGAAGTGATCCAGAGCCTTTTGAAATGGTTGCAAGATTAGTTTCAAAAGGAATAAGTCTTAAAGAAGTTTACAGCTATATAGAAACAACTAAAAGCCTAAAATCAATAGAAACTCTTAAGTTAATGTTAAACAGTCTTGAATCTTATTGGAATGGTAAGGTTTTGTTTACATCTTTATCTTTTTCTACTTCTAGCAAAGATGGTAGCTTTAGTGGGGTTAATGAACTTTTTTATATGATTTTAAGTAATGTTGAGAATAATGAAATTTTAGGTATTTTAAAAGAAATGGAGGATGGTTCGATTACAGTTGGGCTAAGATCTAAAGATTCTTTTAATGTTGGAAAATTGGCAGAAGATTTTGGAGGCGGGGGGCATAAAAATGCTAGTGGGTTTAGAATTAAACAAGGTTCTCTAGATATCGTAAAAAATCGAATGTTAGCATATATTAAGGATAATATTTATTTATAA
- the cdd gene encoding cytidine deaminase — protein MKKPKQEDIDKAFYMAEKARNNSYSPYSKFKVGVCIKTKTNEFFIGTNVENASFGATCCAERSAISNMIAKIGVQTIDFLLLNTSPEAIPCAICLQVMAEFFDQDTKIIITESKSFNENKMPTKIYTLKDLLKVPFDRKELHRVTQ, from the coding sequence GTGAAAAAACCAAAACAAGAAGATATTGATAAAGCATTTTATATGGCAGAAAAAGCAAGAAACAATTCATATTCTCCATATTCAAAATTCAAAGTAGGTGTTTGCATTAAGACTAAAACAAACGAATTTTTCATTGGAACAAATGTTGAGAATGCAAGCTTTGGAGCAACTTGTTGCGCAGAAAGAAGTGCGATTTCAAATATGATTGCAAAAATTGGTGTACAAACAATAGATTTTTTATTACTTAATACAAGCCCTGAAGCTATTCCATGTGCTATATGCCTACAAGTAATGGCAGAATTTTTTGATCAAGATACAAAAATAATAATAACAGAATCTAAATCTTTTAATGAAAATAAAATGCCAACAAAAATTTATACATTAAAAGATTTACTTAAAGTTCCTTTTGATCGAAAAGAGCTGCACAGAGTAACACAATAG